The DNA region CAACGATAAATATATTGAAGCCTTAAGGTACAATCCATTCTTGTCCCGTTTGCACAGCAACCTAGGGCTGACCTTTGAAGGATTGCAGCAGGCTGATAAAGCCCAGCAGTCCTATGCGGAAGCGGGGCGACTGGCTGATTTAACTCGTGACCAGGATATGAAATTCGTCGCGCGTTTTAATGAGGCGCAGCTTTTAGGCAAAGCCAAAAAGGTGGATGAAGCGATCGCGCTTTATCAAAAAGCTCTGGAGATCATTCCCTCCAGCAATGAAGCGAAAACCAATATTGAGTTGCTGATTCAACAGCAGCAAGGTGGCGGCGGCGGTCAGGGCGACAAAAAAGAGGATCAAAAGGATCAAAAAGGTGACCAGCAACAGCAGGGTCAGCAAGGTGATCAAAACCAAGAGCAGGATCAAAAAGACCAGGACGGCAAAGACGGCCAGGAACAAAAGGACAAAAAGTACCAGGATTCTCCGAAGTACAAGCCTCGTCCTTTTGCAGGCAAAGAGCTGTCTGAGGGTGATGTGAAAAAGATCCTGGGAGAGATTAAGCAGCAGGAAGGAAAAATCCGGTCTGACTATAATCGCAAAGAATCGAAGGAGCAGCCTCGTGACAAAGATTGGTAGTCTTATCATCTTTCTGAGTTTCATTTTGAATGCAGCGGTATCTTTTGCTGCTGGCACTACGGTGAACGCGGTGACCGATCGAAATGAAGTGGGCATGGGAGAGACCTTCACCGTGACCGTTTCTGCGGTGACTTCTGATGATGTGAATATTCAGGACCCGCGTGTTCCGGAGCTGGATGGCTTTGATTTGTTAAATACATCCACTTCCACGGCTGTCGCACAGAAATTGGTGCCAGGCAAAGGTGGGATGCAGTTTGAAACTCAACGCCGCAAGGACTACAGCTATACTTTAACTCCGCAACGTCAGGGGACTTTAAGTGTTTCCTCCTTTGAAGTTATTGTCGGTGGCAAGGTTTTCAGAACTCAACCGATCGTGATTAAGGTGGGCAACACGGGCAGTACCATTCAAGGTGGTAATCAACGTCAAATGCCTCGTCGTCCCCAGATGCCAGGCATGGATGATCCTTTTGATTCCATGGACCGCGCCGAAGAGGAGATGTTCAATCAACTCTTGCAACAACGTCAGCGTCTGATGCAGCAAATGCAGCAGCAGCACGGTGGCGGCATGCCGGATGACCAGTTCGGTGGTGGACCGTCATCCAGCACTATCGACAATCCCGCATTTAGAAGTTTACCGACAAACCCCAACGATGCTTTTTTCATTGGTGTCGAAGTTGATAAAACAGAAGTGTACGAAGGTGAGCAGGTCACTGTGAACTGGTACATCTACACGCGCGGCCAAATGGAAACCCTGGATCGCTTAAAGTTCCCGGATCTAAAAGGCTTTTGGAAAGAAATCATTGAAGAAGTGCCAAGCATTCAATTTTATGAAGTGAATGTCGGCGGGGTGCCGTGGAAGAAGGCGTTGCTGGCCTCCCACGCTTTGTTTCCTATCAAGTCCGGCTCTTCAACGATTGATCCTTACAAAATTAAATCCCGGGTGCGCACTTTGAGTCAGTACGGCATGATGAGCAAGCCCTACGAATACACAAAGAGCTCTGCGAACGTGCCAATCAAAGTAAAGCCCTTGCCGGTTGAAGGACGACCTTCTGATTTTTCAGGCGCGGTGGGACAGTTTGATGTTCACACCTCGGTTGAGGGATCGAGCTTCCCGGTGAATCAGCCGCTTAGTTTGAAAGTGCGCTTTGAGGGTTCAGGCAATGCAAAGCTGATTGATCTGCCTCCGATGACATTGCCAGCGGGACTTGAGCAGTACGATACAAAATCGGATTCCAAGTTCTTTAAAAATGGCCGCGCCTACAAGGAATTTGAAGTTCTGCTGATTCCTCGTCAGGAGGGCGACATGGTTTTCCCAGAGTTGAGTGTCAGCATGTTTGATCCGGCAACGGGCAAGTACTACACCAAGAAGACCGCGCCGATCACTTTGAAAATCGTGAACAATCCCAATGCGCCAGTAGGTTCTTCGCAAAGAATGTCTGGTACTCCGGCACCCGCAGCTGCGAAAGTTGTTGAAAACAAACTTCCCGATGTGATCATGGCGTGGCAGCCCTCAGCGCAGGCCAGTGTGTTGGCGCGTCCGTGGTTGTGGCTGGTGATTTATGCGGGCGTGTTTGTGACCCTCCTGGTAAAGGCGCAACGTGAATTCGGCTGGGGCCGTCGTCGCAGAACTTTGAAAGAACAAGTCGGCAAACGCTATAAGGTTGTCGATCAGGCGGTGGGTAAAGACGACTATCGTAAAGTCGGCGCCGAGATGACGAATATCTTTTATATGGTCATGGGACAGGTGGCCGGGGAGTCCGGGGCTTCGCAAAAAATCGAAGACCTGATGGCGCAAATTCCACCAAGTCTGCGCCGCGATCACGGGGATGAGATCACCAAGACATTTGAGATCTTCCAGACGATGTCTTTTGCTCCGGATGAAATGCTGGGAAGCTTGAAAGAAAAAGCGACGATGAAGCAAAATATCGAACGCGGCAAAAAAGTGATCAGCGAATTGATTTCATCAAAAGAAGAATAAAAAAAGCCGGATGATGAATCCGGCTTTTTTCTTTTTAGTAGTTAATGGCCCTGTTAACGTATGATGGAGAGAAGTACGTCGTATTTAAAGTAGTGGTCAGCATATCGACGCCAGAATCAGCAAAACCCCATTCACCAGCCACAGATCCACCAGAGCACATCAAAACTCCACCCGTAGTCGTCGCGCACATACCTGTGTATGTCGTCTGGACTTTCGAGAAAGTAGTTCCGCTGGCAACAGCGACGGGCGTACTGAATGTTAAATGTGATCCGGCTTCGACAAAGGTATACTGATTTGGCACTGTCGCGTAACCCCAGCATTTCATAGTGCCATCTGTTTTAATACCGCAGCCATTCGAGCTCGACATTGACACAGAAGTATAAGTCGCACCGCCATCAATCACCGTTGGAACATAGACGTAGTTTGTTCCTGTACCGTTTCTTGGGTCACCCCAGCATTTTACTGTATCGGTGGCCGTGATCGCGCAAGTTGCTGAAGCACCAATGCTTAGTTTTTTATAGATGGCACCAGAATCCACGGTGAATGGAGTAAGTTGGGTTGAAGTGCCGCCATTACCGACAGATCCAAAACCATTTGCTCCCCAGCATTTAATTTGGCCGGCCGTGGTGCGCGCGCAGGTGTGATAAGCGCCGCGACCGATTTCAGCGTAAGTGACGCCGGTGTCAATGGTTTTAAATGCAGTGACATCGGTAGAAGTGCCATCACCAATTTGCCCACCGGAATTACGACCTGAACAGCGAAGCTCGTCGGCTGTGGTGATTGCGCAAATTGTACTGTAAGAAACAGAGACGGCCTTGTACGTCGTACCCGGATCAACATTGGTTGGAATATAAGCGGTGCCGCCAACAGCGACGGCGGAGCCGAGCTCGCCGTGGTCATTTTTACCCCAGCATTTTAAGTTGCCGGCGTTATCAATAGCACAGTTGTCGTTATCATGTTGAGCAGCCAGAGTCGTGTAAGTTGTGGTTGGATCAATCGCGATAGCTGCCGGATAGCGATAGGCGATTCTGGAAGCATTGCCGAATACAGTGGATGCACCCCAACAGAATAATTTTCCTGATTTAAGTCCACAGGATTGTGATGAATTCGAGCTGACGTTATTCGTGG from Bdellovibrio sp. GT3 includes:
- a CDS encoding tetratricopeptide repeat protein: MKKFILISLLLGLSGCGDQPHLKAISVNREGNKLLEKQSFQAANDKYIEALRYNPFLSRLHSNLGLTFEGLQQADKAQQSYAEAGRLADLTRDQDMKFVARFNEAQLLGKAKKVDEAIALYQKALEIIPSSNEAKTNIELLIQQQQGGGGGQGDKKEDQKDQKGDQQQQGQQGDQNQEQDQKDQDGKDGQEQKDKKYQDSPKYKPRPFAGKELSEGDVKKILGEIKQQEGKIRSDYNRKESKEQPRDKDW
- a CDS encoding BatD family protein is translated as MTKIGSLIIFLSFILNAAVSFAAGTTVNAVTDRNEVGMGETFTVTVSAVTSDDVNIQDPRVPELDGFDLLNTSTSTAVAQKLVPGKGGMQFETQRRKDYSYTLTPQRQGTLSVSSFEVIVGGKVFRTQPIVIKVGNTGSTIQGGNQRQMPRRPQMPGMDDPFDSMDRAEEEMFNQLLQQRQRLMQQMQQQHGGGMPDDQFGGGPSSSTIDNPAFRSLPTNPNDAFFIGVEVDKTEVYEGEQVTVNWYIYTRGQMETLDRLKFPDLKGFWKEIIEEVPSIQFYEVNVGGVPWKKALLASHALFPIKSGSSTIDPYKIKSRVRTLSQYGMMSKPYEYTKSSANVPIKVKPLPVEGRPSDFSGAVGQFDVHTSVEGSSFPVNQPLSLKVRFEGSGNAKLIDLPPMTLPAGLEQYDTKSDSKFFKNGRAYKEFEVLLIPRQEGDMVFPELSVSMFDPATGKYYTKKTAPITLKIVNNPNAPVGSSQRMSGTPAPAAAKVVENKLPDVIMAWQPSAQASVLARPWLWLVIYAGVFVTLLVKAQREFGWGRRRRTLKEQVGKRYKVVDQAVGKDDYRKVGAEMTNIFYMVMGQVAGESGASQKIEDLMAQIPPSLRRDHGDEITKTFEIFQTMSFAPDEMLGSLKEKATMKQNIERGKKVISELISSKEE